A region of Candidatus Buchananbacteria bacterium CG10_big_fil_rev_8_21_14_0_10_42_9 DNA encodes the following proteins:
- a CDS encoding glutamyl-tRNA amidotransferase — translation MITIEQLQSKVSEALKAKDQVTANTYRGLLVVLQQLAKDNKGKLAEDMVVRAVKSEVKKRQEALETYAQGGRQDLANKEKQELALLEAFLPEQMPEAEIEKLVNQVVERLGADSPQQMGQVMGEVMKQVAGKADGSLVNRLVKARLSG, via the coding sequence ATGATCACAATTGAACAATTACAATCCAAAGTCAGCGAGGCTCTAAAAGCCAAAGACCAAGTGACGGCTAATACCTATCGCGGGTTATTAGTTGTTTTGCAGCAATTGGCTAAGGATAATAAGGGTAAGCTGGCCGAGGACATGGTAGTCAGGGCGGTTAAAAGCGAGGTTAAAAAGCGCCAAGAGGCGTTGGAAACTTACGCTCAAGGCGGCCGTCAAGATTTAGCCAATAAAGAAAAACAGGAACTGGCATTGCTTGAGGCTTTTTTACCGGAGCAGATGCCAGAAGCCGAGATTGAAAAATTAGTGAATCAGGTGGTGGAACGATTGGGCGCTGATTCACCGCAACAAATGGGTCAGGTAATGGGCGAGGTAATGAAACAAGTTGCCGGCAAAGCTGACGGTTCGTTGGTGAACCGTTTGGTCAAAGCCCGCCTATCCGGTTAA
- the rpsU gene encoding 30S ribosomal protein S21, translating into MVETKRKSGESFEGLIRRFNRQVQQSGRLIQKKKIQFHKRPLNRTASKELALKRKELSEKREYLIKTGKLKEDTYSRGRS; encoded by the coding sequence GTGGTAGAAACGAAGCGAAAAAGCGGCGAAAGTTTTGAGGGCTTGATCCGTAGATTTAATCGCCAAGTTCAACAAAGCGGACGTTTGATTCAAAAGAAAAAAATTCAGTTTCACAAGCGGCCACTTAACCGAACGGCATCCAAGGAATTGGCTTTGAAGCGAAAAGAACTGTCAGAAAAACGCGAATACTTGATCAAGACTGGCAAGCTCAAGGAAGATACTTATTCACGTGGTCGATCGTAA
- a CDS encoding histidine--tRNA ligase: protein MPKKSTTKKTEDKPIKKPNSAKRQHLLKGFKDILPEAQPYWRYVRNVVESFVDTYTYKEIGLPIVESASLFIRGVGKQSDIVQKEMFTFEDHDESVVLRPEATASIARAYIEHGMMTWPQPVKLYYWGPMFRREKPQAGRYRQFYQFGFESLGQEEPVVDARMISIAYQIFQELKLSNVAIQLNSIGDPEEREEYTKELTTYYRSKRRQLCEDCKKRITKNPLRLLDCKELTCQPLRQDAPQILDWLGDASKEHFMKVVEYLDELEIPYNLNPHLVRGLDYYNRTLFEIWPQVEEGGSQSALGGGGRYDGLVEALGGQPTAACGFSVGVDRVIREMRNLEVKIGKPKKPQVFIAQIGHQAKIKAMRLFQQFQKQGIRAVETFSKDKLKAQLEAANKLGVKYVLILGQKEVVDGTILIRDMEGGAQEVVNFDKITEELKRKLNSK from the coding sequence ATGCCAAAAAAATCAACGACAAAAAAAACCGAAGATAAGCCGATAAAAAAACCTAATAGTGCTAAGCGTCAGCACTTGCTCAAAGGTTTTAAAGATATTTTGCCAGAGGCGCAGCCCTATTGGCGATATGTGCGAAATGTGGTTGAAAGTTTCGTTGACACTTATACTTACAAAGAAATTGGTTTGCCAATTGTAGAGTCGGCTTCACTTTTTATCCGCGGCGTAGGCAAGCAGTCAGATATAGTCCAAAAAGAGATGTTTACCTTTGAAGATCATGATGAGTCTGTGGTTTTGCGCCCAGAAGCCACCGCTTCAATTGCTCGCGCTTATATTGAACATGGCATGATGACTTGGCCTCAGCCAGTCAAATTGTACTATTGGGGGCCAATGTTTCGGCGCGAAAAGCCACAAGCCGGGCGTTATCGGCAATTTTACCAATTCGGCTTTGAGTCACTTGGCCAAGAAGAGCCGGTAGTCGATGCCCGCATGATTAGTATTGCCTACCAAATATTTCAAGAGCTTAAATTATCAAACGTGGCGATTCAGTTAAACAGTATCGGAGACCCCGAGGAGCGAGAAGAGTATACTAAAGAGCTGACAACGTATTATCGATCTAAGCGCCGGCAGCTATGCGAAGATTGTAAAAAGCGAATTACTAAAAATCCATTACGTTTGCTAGATTGCAAAGAGCTAACATGCCAACCATTACGCCAAGACGCACCGCAAATTTTAGATTGGCTAGGCGATGCGAGCAAAGAGCATTTTATGAAAGTAGTTGAGTATTTAGATGAGCTTGAGATTCCTTATAACTTAAACCCACATCTTGTCAGGGGGTTGGATTATTACAACCGGACTTTATTTGAAATTTGGCCTCAAGTTGAGGAAGGTGGCAGCCAAAGTGCTTTGGGCGGGGGTGGCCGTTACGATGGGTTAGTCGAAGCTTTGGGCGGACAACCAACAGCGGCTTGCGGGTTTTCAGTTGGCGTTGATCGGGTGATTCGAGAAATGCGCAATTTGGAAGTTAAAATTGGTAAACCAAAGAAACCTCAAGTTTTTATCGCTCAAATTGGCCACCAAGCTAAAATAAAAGCGATGAGACTATTTCAGCAATTTCAAAAACAGGGCATCCGCGCCGTAGAAACTTTCAGTAAAGACAAATTAAAAGCCCAATTGGAAGCGGCAAATAAGTTGGGCGTGAAGTATGTTTTGATATTGGGTCAAAAAGAAGTGGTGGATGGCACTATTTTGATTCGAGATATGGAAGGAGGCGCGCAGGAAGTGGTTAACTTTGATAAAATTACAGAGGAACTTAAACGTAAGCTAAATTCAAAATAG